The nucleotide sequence CCAGCTCGTCGACGTTGACCCGGCGCTCCAAAACGCCCTTGGCCGCCTCGACCACAATGGGCGCGCCGTTTATGGCCACCGCCACCAGGGCAAAAGCCCCGGCCCCAAAACCCCAGCCGTTCTCGCCCAGTATCCAGGCAACCAGGGCCAGCGCCCCGCCGCCCAGGCACACGGCGAAATCCTTGAAGGAGAAAAGCCCCCGATAGTCGCCTAGGTTCGAAAATCGTCCGATCATGGGTACACCTCGTTAGTGTGCGAAATAGAATACGAAGAGTGCCTCCGGCGGCCGGGGGCCTGAGGCCCCCGGACCCCCCAACGGGAAGAAAGGGGGTAAGGGGGGCTTGTCGGGCCGCCGGATTGGTCGGATGCGCCCCGCGACAGAGGATCAATAGGAAACACCGATGCGGCGTCTGTTTTCCGGTCCATCCCCCGCAGCCTTGCCATCCGCCCAACCTACGGCCTTGCCCCGTAAGCCCTGGGCTTTGCCCGGCGGCTTTGAGCCGGACGGCGTGATTCCGGTTCCCAGCAACGCCGTTGCCTTGAAGACGTGATATCTCTATTGCATGAAATTTTGATTGTCAAATATCTTGAAAGACAAAAAGGCGAGGAAGTCGCCTTCCCCGCCTCACATCAAAACAAGCGTCAGGTATTACAAGCCCTTTTCGGCCATAAAGGCGACCAGGTCGGACACCCGGCAGGAATAGCCCCATTCGTTGTCGTACCAGGCCAGGATCTTGGCCATGTCGCCGCCCTGGACGAAGGTGTATTCGCCGTCCACGATGGAGGAACGGGAATCGGCCTTGAAGTCCGAGGACACCAGCGGCAGTTCGGAGAAGCCGAGAATGCCGGCCAGCGGCCCGTCGGCGGCGGTCTTGAGGGCCGCGCGCAGGTCGTCGGTGGTGGTGGATTTTTCCAGCTGCACCACGAAATCGACCAGGGAGACGGTGGGGGTCGGCACACGCACGGACAGCCCCGAGAATTTGCCCTTGAGGTCCGGGATGACCAGGGCCACGGCCTGGGCCGCGCCGGTGGAGGTCGGGATCATGTTGCAGGCGGCGGCCCGGGCCCGGCGCAGGTCCTTATGCGGCAGATCCAGGATGCGCTGGTCGTTGGTGTAGGCGTGGATGGTGGTCATCACGCCCTTGACGATGCCGAAGTGCTCGTGGACCACCTTGGCCACCGGAGCCAGGCAGTTGGTGGTGCAGGAGGCGTTGGAAATAATGTGGTGGGCGGCCGGGTCGTACTTGTCGTCGTTGACGCCAAGGACGATGGTCAGGTCCTCTTCCTTGGCCGGCGAGGTGATGATGACCTTTTTTGCGCCGGCGTCGATGTGGGCCTGGCACTTGGGGCCGGTGCGGAAAATACCGGTGGATTCGATGACCACGTCCACGCCGAGTTCGCCCCAGGGCAGGCCCTTGGGGTCGCGTTCGGCGAAATTGCGAATGTGCCAGTCGCCGACCACCATGACGTCGCCTTCGACCCGGGCGGCCACGGGCAGCTTGCCGTAGTTGGTGTCGTAGGACAGCAGGTGGGCGTTGGTGGCCACGTCGAACAGGTCGTTGATGGCGACCACGTCCATGGCCTCGGCGTGGCGTTCCAGAATGGCTTTGAGGACTTGCCGGCCGATGCGGCCGAAGCCGTTGATGGCGATGCGAAGCTTTTGCATATGCCGTTTCCTCTACTCGTGCATGGTGTATTCGTAGGCGGTCAGCAGTTCGTAATCGGTGCGCAGCGCCTGATGCAGCCGGGCGTTCTCGATGGCCATGGCCGAAAGGTTGGCGATGGCCGTGGCAAAATTGATCTCGCTTTGGGAGAACTCGCGGATGTTGGAGCAGTACAGGCGCATGACGCCGATATGGCGGCCGTCCACGGTCAGCGGCAAGGCCATGACCGAGGCGATGCCTTCCTCGCGCGCGGCGTCGGGGTACTGGAACATCGGATCGGAACCGGCGTCCTTGATCTGCACGACCTTGCCGGTCAGGGTTTCCTGGTCGATGCGGCTTTTGGCCACCTCGATGGTTCCTTTGCGCAGATAGCCCTTGCTCAGGCCATGGGAAGTGCCGGCAAGCAAGGTCTTGCCCTGGCGGTCCAGCAGCCGGATGGAGCAGGCCTTGGCGGCAAGGGATTTGGTCGCCTGCTCGGCGATGGAGTGGAGGACAGTGGCCGGCTCCAGGCTCGAATTGATGCACATGGCCACTTCATAGAGGCTGCGGTAATAGGCGCATTCCTGTTCGCTCATGACTCCCTCCCGCAAGGGGGTGGTTGGGGCGGCGGCGGACGATCCGCCGGCCGGGTCTCGTCTCCATGCCGGTCCATTGCGAAGGCCGGATGACGACTGTGCGGCAGCATACGGAATTTGAATAAAAAGGAAAAGGTTTTCATTGTACCGGTAAGCCTGACCGTAAGCAGCCCGATCCAGCCCGTCTTCCCGGCGTGGTCACGGCAGGCTGGTCAATTCGGTACTGCGCGATGGTAGAGGGCTGTTCCGGACTGTCCCGGCCGGGTTGCAGGCCCGGCCGCCTTCAGGCGGCCGGCTGCTCGAACCGGGCGACGTTGTTGCGTCCGCCGGATTTCACCTGATACATGGCCGCGTCGGCGGCGGCGATGAGGTCGTCGCCGGACATGCCCGGGACAAAGGCGGCCACGCCAATGGACACGGTAAAACGGATGGGCGCTTCAGCCAGCTTACCGTCGATGCGGGGGCGAAACTCGTAGTTCTGCACGGCCAGCCGGATGGCGTCGGCATGAAACTGGGCGTCGTCGCCGTCCAGGTCGCACACCAGCACCAGCTCGTCGCCGCCGTAGCGGGCGGCGAACCAGCCGTGGCGACCGGCATGGGCGTCGATGATCTTGGCCAGGGTACGCAACACGTCGTCGCCGACCACATGGCCGTAGGCGTCGTTGATGGCGGTCTTGAAGTTGTCCACGTCGATCATCATGGCGGTAAGCGGCGCGCCCTCGGCCTCGGCCCGGGCCACGGCCGCGCGCAGATGCTCTTCCAGGGAGCGGCGATTGTGCAGGGGGGCCAGCAGCGGGTCGACCTGGATGATCTTTTCGAGCTGCTGGGCCTTGCGTTCCCAGGCCTGGGCCTCCTCGCGGTAATGGGCGAGCATGTTGCCGACCAGGGTGCGCAGCTTGGGGATCATGACCGAGGGGTCCTCGCCGCCGGCCAGGGTATCGAGGGTCTCACGGCCAAAGCGGCCCACGAGCTTGCTGCGCTCCTGCTCCGAGGTCAGCGTCTCTTCCAGAAAGGCGGTAATGGACTGGGCCAGGGATTTGGAGGCCGCCTTTTCGTTTTCAAGCTGGTCCTTGACGGCGGCCATGGGCAGGTGGTCGGTGAGAAACAGTTCCAGGCCGCCAAGCAGGCGTTGGAGATGTTCGGGGGAAGGATCACGCCGGGCCAGTTCCGAAAAGACGTATTCCTGCAGGCACTTCTTGCGCGAGTCGTCGAAAATCGAAAACTGCCGCAGCAGGTTGCGCACAAAAAGCAGCACCGCCAGCCAGGACGAATCATTGCCGCAGCCGAGTTTGTGAAGCTCGCCGCACAGTTTGCGGATGTCGCACGGCGCTTCCTGACAGCCCAGGTGCATCAAACCCTTCCTCCCCAAACGGTCCGCATCGAAACGGTCGGTCTGCCATCAATCCAACGTACTGCATAACCCGCCCGCGCGCACGGAGCAAGAGCCGACGCGCGCTCCCGCCGCAAATCGGATCATTTTTGTCTTTGCCGACAGACAGAGACATTTTGACCCACACCCTTTGTCCCACCGCCAGAGCCGGTGACATTTTGACGCAAAGCCCGATACCTCTTTACCTCCGTCCCGGTTTTGATTACTGGAGTCAATTTTCAAGCCGGAGCTGTAAGGCCGGCGGCCGAGGAGGACTTCATGGATCCCAAGGACGTCGAATTTTTCCGCGAACTTCTAAACGGCATGCTCCAGGACATCCTCAAGAAGGGCGAGGAAACCATCGAGGACATGACCGACACCGTCGAGGTGTACGCCGACCCGGCCGACCGGGCCACGGCCGAGTCCGACCGGGCCTTTACCCTGCGCCTGCGCGACCGGGAACGTCGCCTGATCAAGAAGATCAAGGAAGCCATCGAGCGCATCGACGAAGGCACCTACGGCGAGTGCGTGGAGTGCGGCGAGGACATCAGCGTCGCCCGCATGAAAGCCCGTCCGGTCACCACCTTGTGCATCAAATGCAAAAGCCGCCAGGAGGCCGACGAAGACCTCCGGGGAGATTAGCGCCGCGCCCTTGGAAAATACGCCCGTATTTTCACCCGGGGCAACGCTCCGGGGTATTTTCCTTTAAGCTCCGGTCAACGGACAGAAAGGACGCAGCGCCAAAGCCGGCCGGCCAGGCCCCCGATCCGCCAAAGACGGCGGCGGTCGTTGTTGCCGGTTCGGCCGCCGGCCCCGCCTGGCGGCAGACAAACCCTGTCCGGGACGTTCCCGGGCCGGGAGGAGACGTCGCCCATGGAGGCCGTTTTTTTTCGTGTCCTGGTCCGCGAGCTGGCCGCGGCCCTGCCGGGCGCTCGGGTGGAGAAGATTTTCCTGCCCGTCCCCAACGTCTTCACCCTGTCGCTTTATCTGCCGGTCAGCCGTGTCGTCCCCGGCTGTCCCGGCAAGAAAACCGTCCATCTCCACGCCCGCTACGGCACGGGGCGTTTTTTCCTGTTCCTCTCCGGCTCCAAAACCGCCCAGCCCGACCGCGCCCCGGGGCAAGCCATGCGGCTGCGCAAGCACCTGCGCGGCCGGCGGGTGCAGCGCCTGGTTCCCGACTGGCCAAACCGCCGCCTGACCCTGGTGTTCACCGGCGACGGCCCGGCCCTGGTCCTTGATCCCCGCTCCTTCCCGGTCCTGGCCGAGGCGCCGGCCCCGGACGCGACGCCGGCCGAACCGGGCTGGCCGGCCATCGAAACCGTCACCAGCGATCCCGACATCTGGCAGGCCCATCCCCAGCTCTCGCCCGGCCTGCGCCGCCGCCTGGCCGCCCTGCCCCGGGACGGCCGCCAGACGGTCTACGACCGGTTGCAGGCGGACACGGCCGAAGGCTTTTTCCTGGAGCGCAAAGGGGGCGAGCCCCTGGCGCTTTGGCCCGTGGTCTGGCCCGGCAAACCCCAGGCCGGGGTCGAAACCATTGCCTTTCCCACGGCCCTGGAAGCGGCCGCCGCCTTCGGCCTGCCCCTGGCCTTCGGCGAGGTCTCGGGCCGTCGCGAGGCTCCCGAGGCCGACGCCGTCGCCGCCCGGGTCCGTCGCCGCCAGCGCGCCCTGGCCAAACTGGAGGCCGACGAAGCCCGGATGCGGGCCTTTATCATGCGCAAAGCCGAGGCTGACCGCATCGCGGCGCACCTCCATCTGCTGGACAAGACGGCCAAGATTCCTGAACTTTTTTTCACCAATGACGACGGCACGGAAACGGCCCTGACCCTCGACCCGGCCCTGACGATCCTTGGCAACATGCAAAAGCTCTATCATTTGGCGGCAAAAGGCCAACGGGGCCTGGTCGCCATCGCCGCCCGCCGCCAGGACTTGCAAGGCGATAAAAAAGACTTAAAAGGTCGGGAACACGTCCCGGCGTCCCAAAGCGCCGTCGGGGCGTCTGGCAGCCTCAAGGGCGTGGCCGCCCATGTCTACCGCACTTCAGACGGCTTTTTGGCCCTACGGGGCAAAAACGCCAAGGCCAACGACCAGCTCCTTAGACTCGCCAATGCCTATGACCTGTGGTTCCACGTGGCCAACGGCCCGGGAACCCATGTGATTTTGCGACGCGACCACCCCGGACGCGACGTGCCGCGACGCAGCCTCGAAGAGGCCGCCGGACTGGCCGCCCTGGCCAGCTATGCGGCCGGGGCCGGCACGGCCGACGTCTGGCTGGCCCGGGTCGGCGACGTGCGCCGGGTCAAGGGCGGCGCGCCGGGCCAGGTGACGGTGACGCGGATGTTGGAGACGCTACGGACGGCCGTGGACCCGGCCCTGGAAAGTTTGCGGGAAAAGGCGTGAACATGCGGTTTTGCTTGTCCTTGTCGGCGCGTTGTATTAATTGCCTGACCGGAGTGCGCGCGCGGGTTCCCGACCGTAACCAGGCTTCGTGACGTTATGATGGAAACGCTGTGCATGGAGCGACGGCTCGACTTTGACGACCCGGCGCTCGCCCGGGACCTTTTTGGCCCCCACAATGCCAATATCGCCCTGATCGCCGGCAAATCCGGCGCGCGTCTCGACACCCGGGGCAGCTCCGTGATTTTGCGGGCCGACTCCGAGGAGACGCTCTCTCATGTGGCCAACGTGCTGGTACAGCTCTACGGGCTTTTGCGCCAGGGCAAGCCCATCTATCCGGCCGACGTGGAACAGGCCTTAAGCGTTCTGGCCAAGGAGCCCGAGGCCAGCCTCCAGCGCGTCTACCGCGAGGAATCCCTCGTCATTTCGCCCAAGAAAACCGTCACCCCGCGCACCGCCACCCAGCGCGACTACTTGGCCGCCATAAGACGGCACGATCTGGTCTTCGGCATCGGCCCGGCCGGCACCGGCAAGACCTATCTGGCCGTGGCCATGGGCGTGGGGTTCCTGCTGGAACGACGGGTCAAGCGCCTCATCCTCACCCGGCCGGCCGTGGAGGCCGGCGAAAAGCTGGGCTTTTTGCCCGGCGACATGGTGGAGAAAATAAACCCTTATCTTCGCCCTCTCTACGACGCCCTCAACGACATGCTCGACTTCCGCAAGGTACGCGAGATGCTCGACACCGGCGTTATTGAAGTGGCTCCTCTGGCCTTCATGCGCGGGCGCACCTTAAACGATGCGCTCATCATTCTTGATGAAGCGCAGAACACGACGCCCGAGCAAATGAAAATGTTTCTCACCCGACTGGGCCTGTCCTCCAAGGCCGTGGTCACCGGCGACGCGACCCAGATCGATCTGCCGTCCCATACGGCCTCGGGACTGGTCGAGGCCCGGCGGGTGCTTCGCAACGTACGCGGCATCGAGTTCGTCACCTTCAGCGACGCCGATGTCGTCCGCCATCCCCTGGTGGGAAGGATCGTCCAAGCTTATGAGCGAGATAGTCGACAGGGTTAAGCGGGCCATCAAGGCCCCTTCGGCCCAATCCCCGGTACAGCAGGCAGGCGGCTTCACGTTGCCCGAATGGGCACCGGGCTTCCTGTTTTTCCTGGCTGTGGTCTTCACCTTGTGCTTCGTGGCCCGCCTGGGCCTGGACACTTCGGTGCGTCTTTTTACCGCCGGCGAAATCGCCACCCAGGACGTGGCCGCCGACCAAAGCCTGCAAATCGAGGACGTCGAGGCCACCACCCGCCGCCGCGACCAGGTTGCCGAGGCCCAGCCCCCGGTCTTCGACGTCAGCCCCCTGCCCTTCGAGGCCCTGGCCAAAAGCGTCGAGGACATCATCGGCGCGGCCCGGGCCGCCACGGCCGAGGATCTGGAAAAGCTGCGCTGGCAGGTGGCCGAGAACCTCAACACCGACATCGGCCCGGACATCATTGAGGTCTGGCGGCAGGACGACTTCAAAGCGCTCATGCAAAAAGACGTGCTGCCCTGGCTCAAGCAGAACTACGAGCCCGGCGTGGTCAGCTCGGTCTCGGTTTTCACGCCCTATAAAAACGGCATCCTCCTGCGCGAACTGCCCTCCAAGATGGAGACCCTTCGCGTCGAGACCCGCGACATCAAGGACATCAAGCAGATAAAAGACGACCTGGAGCACATGCTCAAGGTCTCCCTCAACAAGCCCTTTCGCCAGCGCAAGGCCGTCTATTCCCTGGTCTATCCGCTCATCGCCCCCAGCATGACCCTCAACCAGGAAACGACGCAAGCCCGCAAGGCCGAGATCGCCCGGGCCGTGGAGCCGCTGTACTACATCATCAAAAAGGGCGAGATCATCGTGCGCCAGGGCGAGCGCGTGGGACCCATCCAGCAGCTCAAGCTCCAGTCCCTCTACTCCCACCGCAAAGGCCCCTACAACCTGCTGCGGGCCACGGGACTTTTCGGCATGTGCCTGATGTTTCTGGCCGTACTCTACGTCTCCCTGGAGCGGGCCGGGATCAAACGCGTGCGCAGCACCGACTGGGTGTTTCTGGGCGTGGTGCTGCTCATCTTCGGCATGTTGGCCAAGGTGGGCGACATGGTTACCCTGCCGGGTGGTGGCGGGTTGCCGGAGGCGACACGCTCAATCTACTTCGCCTACAGCCTGCCCATCGCCGGCGCGGCCGGTATTTTAGCGCTGTTTTTCCCCAAACGCCTGTGCATCTTCACCAGCCTCATCCTGTCGTTTCTGGCCGCCAACATGGTCTACGGCGGCATCGGCGCCTTTTGCTACTACTTTGTCGGCTCCATGATCTACGTCTACCTCATCAAACGCTCCGAGACCCGCTCCCAGCTGCTCAAGTCCGTCTTTCCGCTCTTGGCCGCCCTGTGCGTCATGTGGTGCTCGGTCAACCTTATGGACTTAAATGACCCGTCGGTAGCCGGCGCGGGCCTGGCCTTCGTTGCCCTGTCCGCCTTCCTGTCGCTTTTGGCCGTGGTCGGCATCGCGCCCATCATGGAGCTCATCTTCGGCTACACGTCGCGTTTCCGGCTCATGGAGCTGCTCAACCTGGAACAGCCGCTGCTCCAGGAACTCATGGTCAAGGCCCCGGGCACCTACCACCATTCACTGATCGTCTCCAACATGGTCGAAGCCGGCGCCCGGGCTATCGGAGCCAATCCGCTGCTGGCCAAGGTCGCGGCCCTCTACCACGACATCGGCAAGCTCAAAAATCCCCACTATTTCATTGAAAACATCTCCTGCAAGGAGAACCGCCACAACAAGCTCGCGCCGTCCATGAGCGCGCTAATCCTCATATCCCACGTCAAAAAAGGCATCGAACTGGCCCGTGAACACCGCCTGGGACAGGCCATCACCGACCTCATCGGCCAGCACCACGGCACCACGCTCATTGCCTACTTCTACCACAAGGCCAAGGAACTGGCCGAGGCCAAGGGCGATGATCCCATCCGCGAGGCCGATTACCGCTATCCCGGCCCCAAGCCCCAGTCCAAGGAAGCCGGCCTGATCCTTTTGGCCGACGCCATCGAGGCCTCAAGCCGCACCCTGGTGGACCCGACCCCCAGCCGCATCAAGGGCCATATCCAAAACATCGTGCGCAAGATCTACACCGAGGGCGAACTGGACGATTCCCAGTTGACCCTTAAGGACCTGACGTTACTCAGCGACACCTTCCAGCGCATCTTGACCGGCATCTTCCACCAGCGCATCGAATACCCCAGCGCCAAAAGCCCGGAGAAAAACGGCAAAACCCGCGAGGAAACGGCCTGCGCCGTGGACCCCAAAGCGGCGGAACACGCCGCGTGATCGGCCTTGCCCGGGGCGTCTTCGCCCCCGACCTGCCGGCCTCGCGTCCGGAGATCGACGCCCTGTGCGACGCGCTGCTCGACGCCCTGGACCTCGACGGCCGGGACTTCGATCTGACCCTTGCCGACGATGCCGCCATCGCCGCCCTCAATGGCGAATTCCTGGGGCTGCCCGGCCCAACCAACATCCTGAGCTTTCCGGCCGAGGACCCCGACCGGCCCGACTACCTCGGCGAACTGGCGCTGAGCCTCGACGCCGTGCGCCGGGAAGCCTTCCTCTACGGCCAGCCGCCGGGACTGCACATGGCCCGGCTGCTGGCCCACGGCTTCCTGCATCTGGCCGGCCTGGACCACGGACCGCTCATGGAATCGCTGACGGAGACCGCCGCCGAAACGGCGGCGGTGAGACTGGGACTGGACTAAGGGAAAGCGGAAGAGGCCTCGGGAGTCCGGGGGACTCAGTCCCCCGGACCCCCGACATTTTTGGGCGGCGTTCCCTGCAGGCAAGGCCTACAGGGAACGCCGCCCAAAAACATGGTGAAGTCCGTTGGCGTCAACGCCAACCACTTTCGGCTTATCTGTTCCTCACTTCCGCCCGACGTCGTAACGGCATTTACCCCTTAACCCATTTGGGGGGTCCGGGGGCCTTAGGCCCCAGCCGCCGGAGGCATCCCCCTCTCCTTCTTCCTCTTTCCCGCCTAGCCCTCGCGGCGCAGGCCGTCGATGAGGGTCGCCAGACGCGAGGCGGAGTTGGAGAGATTGTCCAACTCCGTTTCGGCATCAGCCATGCCCTGAGCGGTTTCTTCGGCGATGAGACTGATGTCGGCCAGGGCGCGGTTGATCTCTTCCGAAGCCGTGGCCTGCTGCTGCGAGGCGGTGGCTATGGAGCGCACCTCCTCGGTGGCGGTTTCGGCCATTTCCACGATGTGCGTGAGCGACCGGCCGGCGTTTTCGGCCAGCTTGGTGGTTTCGTCCACGGCCGTGGCCGCCGCTTCCATGCCGGCCACGTTTTCCCGCACGCCGCTGTCAATGGCCGAGACCACCGAGGCCACCTCGCCCGTGGCCTGCATGGTCTTTTCGGCCAACTTGCGGACTTCATCGGCCACCACGGCAAATCCGCGTCCGGCGTCCCCGGCCCGGGCCGCCTCGATGGCGGCATTAAGCGCCAGCAGGTTGGTCTGGTCGGCGATGTCGGAGATGACGCCGAGGATGGCCGAGATGCCCTTGGCCCGATCGCCCAGAACGTCGAGGCTGGTCTTGAGGCCCTGGGAGAGGCCGCGCACCCGGTCGATGGAGCGGGCCACCTCTTCGGTGGCGGACAGGCCTTCGCGCGCGCCGTCCCGGGCGGCCCGGGCGCTCTGGCTGGCGCGGTCGGCGTTCTGGGCCACTTCGAGCACGGTGGCGTTCATTTCCTCCATGGCCGTGGCCGTATCGGCGGTGCGTTCGTGCTGGCGCACCGTGCCCCGGTTGACCTGGGCCACCCGGTCGGTCAAGGCGTTGCCGGCCCGGGCCACGGCGTCGGCCAGATCCTCCAGCCGATCAGCCGCTTCGGTCAGACCGGAGCGCCGGGCCTGATCGGCCTGGCGCGTAGCCTCCTCGGCGGCCTGCCGCTGGCTCTGGGCTTCCCGTAAGTGTTTTTCAGCCTCGGCCGTGCGGGCTTCCACGGTGGCGAAGGACTGGCGAAGCTTGTCGGCCATGGCGGCCATGTCGGCCATGACGCCGCAGCCCTTGCCTTTGGCGACGCAGGTCGCGCTCACGGCATCGAATCGTCCGGCGGCCACGTCCCGGGCCACGGCAGCCACTTCCCAGGGTTCAGCCCCGAGCTGGCGGCGGATGTTGCGGGAGACGAGGACGGCGCAGACGACGCCTACGGCCAGCGACAGGCCCAACAGCAGGTATTGCAGCCGCAAATCGTTTTCGAGCTTGTCCAAGATGCCGGCCACCTGGGTGTCCACGGCCTGGAACTGGCTGGCTTTGAGGGGGGCAATGCGCCCGGCCAGGGCCTCGGTACGGGCGTCGAAATCGCCCATCATGGCGTTGCCGGCCTCGCGGCCTTCGGCCACATAGGCCTTGGACATGCGCTTGCCGACGTCGTACATGGCCTCGAAATCGCGCAGCACGGCAGCGGTTTCCGCCCGCAGCGCCTGATTGCCGGTGCGCTCGGCCAGGGCCGCGAACTTGGCCGCGCCGGCCCGAAAGGCCCCGGCCGCCTTCTCGGCCTCGGCAAAACCGTCGTCCTCGCCCGTGGCCGAGACGTCGGTAAGCCACTGCTGGACGTTGACGGCCTCGAATTGCATGCCGGCGGCGACGTCGGCCAGGGGAAGGGCCTGGGAGCGCATGGCCTCGGCCCGGTCCTTTACGTTGGCCAGGGAAAAGGTCATGACGAACGCCCCGACGGTCATGGCCGCCAGCACCAAACCAAAACCCAGCCCCAAACGCGCCGAAATAGAGAACTTCATGGATACCGCCTTGCGGATTGGGCTGCCGGCGGGCTGGGGACACGCATCGCATCGCCGTCGCCGGGCCTGGATTTTGAGTTTTACTGTTACAGACCGTTAAGGGGCGGGGTCAAGACCATGGCAAGAAACTTTTCCCTGGGCGGACAGGACGGCCCGAATTTCGACGGCTGCGTGCCGACCTTTGACGCGCCGGTGCACGTCACGGCCCGCATCCAGGCCGACCGCGCCCCGGCGGTGGCGCTGCTTCACGGCCTGGGCGATTCCCGGCTGGCCTTCGAGGACGCCTTCGCCACCCGCTATCTGGCCGGGGCGAGTCTGATCGTTCCGGACATGGCCGGCCACGGGGGCAGTCCGGCCGCCCTGGACTATTCCATGGAGGCTGCCACCCGGCGGGTGCGCCAGGTGCTTGACCACCTCATGGAGCACCACGGCCTGCGCCCGAGCCGCCTCTATCTTGTAGGGCACTCCGTGGGCGGCATCCCGGCCACGTTTTTTTGCCGCGACGCCGCCCCCGGCGAAGTGGCCGGGCTGATCCTGGCCGAGGCCTCGGTGACGCGCTTCGGGGCCTTTGTCTCGGCCCATGCCGAAGCGGCTCGGCTGTCGGGGCGTTTTGGCGAGTGGTACGCGGAGTTTCGCGACCAGACCATCTTTCGGGACTATCTCGGCAAGTTCCCGTTTTGCCGCCACTACTACGCCTCGCTGCGCTTTTGCCGCGAGGAAGCCTTTCTCCAGACCGTGCTGGCCGTGCGCCGCACCTCCCGGGCGCTGCCCGGCAAATGGAGCCACGCCGCAGGCCAAGCCCTTGCCGCCCTGCCCATCCCCAAGCTCTACGCCTACGGCCGCGACGTGGCCCCGGAAACCCGGGCCTTTCTCGACGAACACGCCGTGCCCACCCGCCCCTTCCCCACGGACTGCCATTTCCTCATGCAGGCCATGCCCGGCGAATTTTACAGTATGCTTGGCGAATTTTGTAGTTGAGGGGAGGGAAAAGGCCTCCGGCAGCCGGGGGCCTGAGGCCCCCGGCCCCCCAAATGGGCGTCGTGGATAGCTTTGCCAGATGGTGAGCGATGCAGCCGCCAAGGCCTTGCCAGAGCGGGGCGGGCGGGGCACAGTCGGGGCAATGTCCACCCCAGCCAAGGAGTCCCGCCATGGACGCCTTCCACGTGGCCCTCACCGATGCGGAAAAAGCCTTTCTCAAGGATCTCGTCCGGCTGGTCATCGCCGCCAGACTGGCCGGCAAGCCGGCCAACCTGCCCGCGCCAGACAGTGAAACCCTGCGCCGCCGCTTCGGGGCCTTCGTGACCCTCACCCTTGATGGCCGCCTGCGCGGCTGCATCGGCCACATCGTCGGCGACCAGCCCCTGGTCAAAACCATCGCCGCCATGGCCGAGGCCGCAGCCTTCGGCGATCCGCGCTTTACGCCGCTGACCCGCCGGGAGTTCGACCGCGTTGCCATCGAAA is from Solidesulfovibrio magneticus RS-1 and encodes:
- the gap gene encoding type I glyceraldehyde-3-phosphate dehydrogenase codes for the protein MQKLRIAINGFGRIGRQVLKAILERHAEAMDVVAINDLFDVATNAHLLSYDTNYGKLPVAARVEGDVMVVGDWHIRNFAERDPKGLPWGELGVDVVIESTGIFRTGPKCQAHIDAGAKKVIITSPAKEEDLTIVLGVNDDKYDPAAHHIISNASCTTNCLAPVAKVVHEHFGIVKGVMTTIHAYTNDQRILDLPHKDLRRARAAACNMIPTSTGAAQAVALVIPDLKGKFSGLSVRVPTPTVSLVDFVVQLEKSTTTDDLRAALKTAADGPLAGILGFSELPLVSSDFKADSRSSIVDGEYTFVQGGDMAKILAWYDNEWGYSCRVSDLVAFMAEKGL
- a CDS encoding GGDEF domain-containing protein; translation: MHLGCQEAPCDIRKLCGELHKLGCGNDSSWLAVLLFVRNLLRQFSIFDDSRKKCLQEYVFSELARRDPSPEHLQRLLGGLELFLTDHLPMAAVKDQLENEKAASKSLAQSITAFLEETLTSEQERSKLVGRFGRETLDTLAGGEDPSVMIPKLRTLVGNMLAHYREEAQAWERKAQQLEKIIQVDPLLAPLHNRRSLEEHLRAAVARAEAEGAPLTAMMIDVDNFKTAINDAYGHVVGDDVLRTLAKIIDAHAGRHGWFAARYGGDELVLVCDLDGDDAQFHADAIRLAVQNYEFRPRIDGKLAEAPIRFTVSIGVAAFVPGMSGDDLIAAADAAMYQVKSGGRNNVARFEQPAA
- the dksA gene encoding RNA polymerase-binding protein DksA, with the translated sequence MDPKDVEFFRELLNGMLQDILKKGEETIEDMTDTVEVYADPADRATAESDRAFTLRLRDRERRLIKKIKEAIERIDEGTYGECVECGEDISVARMKARPVTTLCIKCKSRQEADEDLRGD
- a CDS encoding GAF domain-containing protein; its protein translation is MSEQECAYYRSLYEVAMCINSSLEPATVLHSIAEQATKSLAAKACSIRLLDRQGKTLLAGTSHGLSKGYLRKGTIEVAKSRIDQETLTGKVVQIKDAGSDPMFQYPDAAREEGIASVMALPLTVDGRHIGVMRLYCSNIREFSQSEINFATAIANLSAMAIENARLHQALRTDYELLTAYEYTMHE
- a CDS encoding NFACT RNA binding domain-containing protein, which translates into the protein MEAVFFRVLVRELAAALPGARVEKIFLPVPNVFTLSLYLPVSRVVPGCPGKKTVHLHARYGTGRFFLFLSGSKTAQPDRAPGQAMRLRKHLRGRRVQRLVPDWPNRRLTLVFTGDGPALVLDPRSFPVLAEAPAPDATPAEPGWPAIETVTSDPDIWQAHPQLSPGLRRRLAALPRDGRQTVYDRLQADTAEGFFLERKGGEPLALWPVVWPGKPQAGVETIAFPTALEAAAAFGLPLAFGEVSGRREAPEADAVAARVRRRQRALAKLEADEARMRAFIMRKAEADRIAAHLHLLDKTAKIPELFFTNDDGTETALTLDPALTILGNMQKLYHLAAKGQRGLVAIAARRQDLQGDKKDLKGREHVPASQSAVGASGSLKGVAAHVYRTSDGFLALRGKNAKANDQLLRLANAYDLWFHVANGPGTHVILRRDHPGRDVPRRSLEEAAGLAALASYAAGAGTADVWLARVGDVRRVKGGAPGQVTVTRMLETLRTAVDPALESLREKA
- a CDS encoding PhoH family protein is translated as MMETLCMERRLDFDDPALARDLFGPHNANIALIAGKSGARLDTRGSSVILRADSEETLSHVANVLVQLYGLLRQGKPIYPADVEQALSVLAKEPEASLQRVYREESLVISPKKTVTPRTATQRDYLAAIRRHDLVFGIGPAGTGKTYLAVAMGVGFLLERRVKRLILTRPAVEAGEKLGFLPGDMVEKINPYLRPLYDALNDMLDFRKVREMLDTGVIEVAPLAFMRGRTLNDALIILDEAQNTTPEQMKMFLTRLGLSSKAVVTGDATQIDLPSHTASGLVEARRVLRNVRGIEFVTFSDADVVRHPLVGRIVQAYERDSRQG